Sequence from the Thunnus maccoyii chromosome 11, fThuMac1.1, whole genome shotgun sequence genome:
CTGGAGCACCAGCATCTCATGACTGAAACAAGGAATATTTCCACTTTTTTAACGGCAGGACCGGAGGTGCACACTGCTGGGTTGAATAACgggaccgtgtgtgtgtgtgtatgtgtgtgtgcgtgtgtgtgtgtgtgtgtgtgtgtgtgtgtgtgcgcgcgtgtacaggaggaggaggagcccGGGCTGTGATAACAACAGGCTGCTGCCTCGGCTCTGTTATCTTCCGTTCCCCGCCGTCAGAGCCGCGGATCTCCTCTCCGGACCTCCACACGGATTTATGTCATTATCATGAAACTTCTCTAAAAGCTGAAGCGCTCCTCCCATGGTGTCCCCGGCAGACTCCCCGGCATTTATTCGACTTCACGGCAACTATCGGCGACCACTTTTGGGGTCTCGAAAATCATGGAAACGTGGTTTTTGAATCACGTCCTCGGTTTGTCTCTGTCGGTCCTCCTGCTGGGTCTACCGGGGCCCCTCAGGGCAGGGACCCCAAATAACAGCAGCACGGAACCGGGAACGACTGGATTTTATTATTCAACCATCACAAATGAACCCGGCGACATGGAGTACAATGAAACTTCAACTTCACACTCCAGCAGCGAGAGTTTATCACCATCACAGAGAAACctcctgctcacacacactgctgagaCACACACTGCTACTGCTGGAAACTTCGGTAAGATTACTGTCACTGAGGCCTGCATATGGCAAGTGCTTTCTAGACAATATGTTAGTCCAGTTTATTGAGTTTATAGCCTCATTGTCCCCGTATGAGAAATGCCGTTCCCCTGCAAAGAAACGGCTCTAGAAAAGCCTTTTCATCTTACTGAAATGAGCTTTAGCTGGAGGATACAATAGAAATCCAACAGAAAAgccagaaaaccaaataaatccaaataataaatcaaaagtgAGGATTGCCTGTTTCTTAAATTATGAATGAGCTTAGACTGAAATGGAGTTTCTTAAGCCTCTGTGCAGCCTGCATGtcaaaatgaattcaaatgatATTCATCCCCAGACATGGTGCCATGAGACAAGTGCATcatgctctttttcttttgtttgcttCAGTATACTGTAGGGCTGCTACTAACAATTAGTTacacaatcaattaatcaaccaGTTGTTCTCTCATTTGATTGGATGATTGCTTAGTCTATAAATTataagaaaatactgaaaaattccctttcttttttaaaaaaaggaaaaatctacCAAAAACCTATGTTGTCATATTCTAAGACCTAAAgctcttcagtttactgtcatagagggcaaggaaaagcacatttttacattttaaaagctaGAATCAGTggtttttttgcttaaaatgtatgtattataCATAAAAATGGAATTCAATGATCAGTTTGATATCAAAGTTGTtttagattcattttctgtcagttaagtAATTCACTACTTGGCTAGAGATACAAGGGTtagacaattaatcaattagtcgaaCGATTAATTGgtaactgttttgataattaattcattgttcAAGTCATTTTGCGAGCAAAaaagtttctcaaatgtgaggatttgctgcttttctctgtttacctACTACCTTGTGACATTTCGTATACCAAACGAGTAATCAGTTATTTAACGAAATAAACTGCAAATCAATCGATAattgaaataatcattagttgcagccctatcaatcagtcaattaagCGCTACTTCAGTATAAGAAGTGTCTTTAAGGCTCATACACTCACATCTGTGGCTCTGATGTATAGAGGAGGGTAAATCCACGTTAAGtctgttacttttattctttGAATAGATGTTTCGGCTCCATTTTAGACTGACAAACCTTTCCCGAAAGCTTTAAAGCGATAGACAGAAGACCAACAAGCATAGTTAACACGTTAACTTTGACCATTCATGGGGTTTACCAGTTTATCACAAGTTATACCCATTCACTTTCAGGTTCATAGAGTGCAAAACGCCGAGCAACTACGTTCTAACACCTTTGCAAGTTTCCTGTTTGAAATTAAGCTAAAACATTGTTGGTGGCTCACCAACTCATACAGGTGGTATATGCGGCCCTGACTACTCTACTCTATGGAATCGCTCATGACTATAATGTATGCCACCAATAAACAAGATGATGCACAAGAAGAGAAGTGGACACATCAGAGAGGGATTATGATGCTTTTAGATAACAGATATTGCTCATACAAAAGGACGAGGTGGAGAAGAACCCAAGATACCTTTTCCACTTTGTGAGGATGCCACAGCCCCAAAGCTTGGATTGTGAGAGTAATATATGAGCCCTGATTCCCTGCGCAAAAGGCCCGATATCAACCATCATGGTGTAAGAAGGACACCTTTGTCATTTGCGATAGATACCAAAAATTACCCATATGACAGTTTTAGGAGAGCATGTCTCAAAGCAATTAAAGACAGTAGAAGAAAAAAGAGTTGTAACTGTTACTTCATGTTTTAGGAGAGCCAACTGGTCATGTAGTTAAGTGACTTTGTCCCTAAAATAGCGCTTTAGGTACAGTCTGCTGTATCTCTATCTGTGCCAGCGGGAATAAAGGGACGTTTGAATTCGGAGGATATGCATAAATAACCATTAGAAACTTGAATATTAGGatttgggctgcaactaacgattagttttattattgattcatctgtcaatttttttttcaatttatcgatcagttgtttggtccataaaatgtcagaaaatggtgaaaaatcttgatcgctgtttcccaaagcccaaggtgacatcatcaaatgtcttttttttgtcctgaccaacagtccacaaccaaagatattcagtttactgtatagaagactaaagaaaccagaaaatattcacatttgagaagcataATGCAACCATTGGGAAGCATAATGCCAAATAACGCATCTTAAAATTAGGGCTGAATCAAAAATctaatatcacaatatttttgaccaaatacctcaatattgatattgagacgatattgtagggatgactattggtgctttcacaaaatatttacacaatgagtaATGTGGATATTATGACTTAGTGgttaaaggcaaataatagaacagctagaacagtcttttaagttcagaaaattacatgactttactgtaatgcagcctttaaaaccaggaaaagacaacacttagGCTATGCCATATAATgatattacgatatccaaaatctaagacaatATCTAGTCTGATATCATGGTATCaatataatatcgatatattgcccagccctacttAAAATATCCAATAATGGCTGTGACCTTTACTTCATCAACAGAGAGCACCAGACCTTTATTACACTGACAATTCATTATTTTCGTAAATCCACCTGCTCTGTGTAAAGTAAGAGAGTTAGTTTTTCTGCTCAAATATTAACAACTGCAACACAGTAAAATACTCTTAAATACTGTCTTATTATTATATGTcttatatattaataaaatagtATTACCACCATTACCACTATACTATTAATAATGTTGTGTTGTAGTTGTTAATTGGTCGCCACCAAGTACAAATATGCTATCTGTATGATACACTGTATACCCTATACTTACCATACGTGTACTTTCTTCAACTGCTTGTGAAAGCATGTGACATCAGTGATTACAGTAGTTTTGTAGTGAAAACGCTACTTGTGGATCTATACACAAAACTGTTGGTTAGACATATACACTCAATTCACTGTTACTCTGAGATCTGGCCACTTTTAAAGGCCCAGgctttatttaactttaacagGAATGTCTGTGATAACCTTCACTTTTTTAGAAGGCTGCTGGACattatgaagattttttttttttttttatttggttcaTTTTCAGCAACACTCTGTTTGATTTATGCGTTTACACACATTCAGCCGgggagctgcccagtacaaTTCCTCTGAAGCAATGTGAGGGCTGAAGAATGACCAAGGGGAAATGATTCACTTTCCTCACACGCAGATTTCACACAGATTTCACCCAGAttcacctctcctctcccaaACCAGATCTTCAGGATGCAGTCATCtaatgacaaacacacaaactgagcTGTGAATCTCAATCACTGCTCAAGATTTCTGACCATAGCAGCAAATGTCCTGTTTGGCCTGTTGGCAAAAGAGTATCGACCAATCCATTCACAACACTGCTTTGTCATACCATCATCTATGCTCATTGATATGCTGAACATATTGCATTTGCCTAATGGAAGCCACAGAGTTTCTCAAGTATAACAGATGTGAAAAGACGACACTAAAAGAGCCCGTGTTAAAGAGCTGAGAGATAAACAGCAGAGAATCTGGGAGTGTCCGTCACTTGTTGCCAACACCACGTTCCAGTCTGAGTTTTGTTGCCCAGGCTGgatccagagagagaaaatgaaataatgaaagagACACATGcagaggaagtgagagagaaaaatagagtcCAGCAGCCCAGTTCTTCCAATAGACTCCCAGTGGACGGGTCGTTCTGCAGTTGAACTCCCCCCCCTCCACCGGTTTTGGATGGTGGCTGCTGGTCTATGTGTGCTGGCTGTCAGGATGCTGGCCAGCACCAATGCTCATCCTCAGAGAGCTGTTGTTCCAGTCCTGAGCTGCTGGAGACCGGCCAGATAACTGACAGCCTGTCAGACAGCACAGCATcagggagaggcagagaaaacCGTCTAGGTCAGAGGTTAATTTCTCAATTACTGTACACTTGATATTTAAAACATCTTGTCAGCCCATGAAATGCTCTATAATTTTAAGcagctataattgatatttttaataataacaatgtatgaaatgaGAGAGGCGTCACTCATGAttctacagagaattatcagtgactctgttGTCCCCCCAGGGCTTTACGGCactttatagcgagtttcagcaCATTGTTTAgatgtctggctgcaactttactgttttggttcactttcaGCACTCTCATTGCGTCGTTTTTGGCCGCAGCAGGCGGctgttttcaaataaaaagctctaaaaaccgaCTGTACGCTACATGCTCAGCACTGAACTGCAAAGAGAAAGATTTCACGACATattggtgaacatagtggagcatttagcagctaaagagcaggatattttcctcaggagttggtagagaacaaaaacagagctaaaagagagtgaatattggacttacattcatcaggtggacagaaacaactctgaatgaatgataatgttgctccgtaactgttggatgtgtaaataagcgaCTGTTTTCTAACAatttcaacatatcaacttaaatgGCGATAATATGTCAGTGCTGCGTgaacaacttgtttctgctacccccaagtggccaaaaaaaccATTAATTCAGGttaaaagctgcactaatcaatagtTTTATGTCAATAATGGATGAAATGACCAATGTTTATGTGAAAGGGattgcttgtagtgatgaacccacagataTTTAGCGCCCAACTGCAGTTTCCTTTATCATTTCATACAATTTTagcagctcattgttttggtttaacaaCCTGCAGTTTTACTGTTTCCGTTCACATTTTCGTTATAAAAGCTCTGTTAAACTCACTGCACACTTACTTGCACAGCACCAAGTAGCATagagacacagttagcaactagctggagAACATAGTGCAGCGTTCAACAGCTgaagagacaaatatttttagtcagtggagaccaaaacagagttaaaaagaGCGAATCTTGTACCAACATCCAGAACATcaaaaatgaatgctaatgttgatcCATATCTCCTGGATGTGGAGGATGAGCTCTTTGCTAAAATGTTAGCCATAACAAATAAGTgttaatatgtcaatgttgtgttttcagcttgatCCTCTGGTCCCAAGTgaacaaaaaaattaatgtacacattgcagctttaaagtaaTGAGCTGCTTTTAAAAAGATTCACCGGTACCATGTAACTGTAATATCTCTGGGTTGATTCAAGCATCCATGCTGCTCTCTCCCCATGATGTCTACtctcaactgtcaaataaagacaaaatgcacagaaaataatttgtaaaaaaaaaaactatcccTATCCTAtcagcacatttttttcttaacacTTCACTTCTggtttcatttattcatatgaCTAAACAATaattttgagccaggctaaaaaaaccaaacagataCTTAACATGAATACACGCCCAGATCCATGGTGACAGTTTTCCGCTTGTGCTTTGTGCTCACTCAGCTTTAGGAAGGAAATGGCAGATTCCCAACGGAGACAGTCACCACCATATTTAGGACCTCAAGCCTTTGTTAGAGTAGACGAGCTCAGCTGCCAATTGTTCTCCACCCAAAATCATTGCCTCTGCAGCAAGCAACAGTACTTCTGACagcatcttcctcctcttcctgtcgCCTGGAAAGGCCAGATGCAGCTTGGTGAGCTCCCTCTGGTGGCCACAGCTGGAAGAGAACTACAACGTCAAGGGagattataataaaaaaatgttgacaaagtgagagaaaaacaaataaagagagGGTTTGGACTCCCTGTGATGGCATCCACCATGCTGACCCTGACTTTTTAATTGATTGTGTATCGATCACTACAGGACTCCCAGATTCTAAAATTCATTACAAGTTAAAAGAGTTTGGATCATACCTGTGACAAACCTGACAGCAAGTAACCAAGGATCATGTGTGGATTAATCTGACTTTTTTTGATTGATGGtgtgattgttttgtctataaagtgttagaaaatagtaaaaaaatgtcTATCATAGGTTCTCAGAGCTCAAGTTGATGTGTTCAACATGCTTGTATATTTATCTGAAGTGAGTATTTAAACAtactttgtattgttttgtttctccacAGACACTGAGCAGACACAAACCTTCACAGAAACAAGCAGCAGGTCACTAGAGACTGTACGTCTGTCAACGGAGCCACTCACCTCCACCCTTGTTGCAGCCACCACTGagtccagcagcagcatcagcagcagcagcagtagcagcagcatcagcagcagcagcagtagcagcagcatcagtagcagcagcatcagcagcagtagcagcagcagcatcagcagcatcatcagcagcagcagcagcagcagcagcagcagtagcagcagcagcagcagcagcagcaccagcagcagcagcagcagcagcagcagcagcatcagcagcagtagcagcagcagcatcagcagcatcagcagcagcagcagcagcaccagcagcagcagcagcagcagcagcagcagcagcatcagcagcagcagcagtagtagcagcagcagcaccagcaacagcagcagtagcagcagtgacTGGAGGGACCCCCTTCACACGGACAAACTGCCAGATGTCTCTCCTGTTGTGTCCCAGAAGACAATGTCCTCGATGGCGACAGAGGACTCCAGCATGCCCCAGGACAGCCCGGACAGCACTCTCCGTATGGGAGATGCCGTATCCTCGGCGTCACAGACAGCCGTCCTCACCGACAGCACCTACACTTCCACCACCATCAGCCGAGCCGGAGAGAGGACCCTGCTGTCTGTAACCTCCTCCTCTAACAACAGCACCTCCTCTGCATTTACAGAAGACTCCAACTCCCATCGGTCCCCCTCTACCTGGGGTGTTCCAGCCACAGGGGGCACAGAGACTGAGGGCTACACCCACAGTGCCCCATCCACCAGGACTGACAGCAGGGACACAACAGACCAGCACATCACTCAGTCCTTTGGGGGGATAATTTCAGAAACTGGGAGCCCAGGGGTATCCAGAGGAACCCAAACTTTAACTGGACCACCTAATGCCACCCAGCATGAACACACCTCAACATCAGAGGGGACTTCAGACTCAACACCACCTCTCAGAGTGACAGAGCCCAGCACTGACCAATCTGAAGTGTCCGTTTCATCCACAACTCCTGTCATCTCACCTGCAGGTGTTCCTACCAAAATGTCAGGGACAGATCAGGGGTCAGGCTCTAGTGTTGGATCCTCCACAGAGTCTTCCACTGGAGCTTTCAGCTCTAGCACTCAGAACCAAGAGGGAACAGAGGGGATTTCATCCCAGACCAGGGAGAAAAGTGTGAGCTTTGCACTGACCACAGCGCCCCCTACAGTCAGCAGTACTACAACTAACCTGGACAACTCTCTGACGGAAACACCAGTGCTGGCCACTGACATACTCCTCACCACCACAGTTGTCACTGTTACAGAAAggtatattttattgtttattaaaatCTGTCCTCAATCATAACTATAtaaataattgtaaattgaattgTCCAAGGAAAGATATTTGGTTGTTTAACTAGCACAACAGCAGAGAATAGGAtgtaatattatcattattattattatttagaaaCATCTACATAGCTTTAAAGAATTGCAACAAGTTGCAGGATATTGGCAAGCACAGATCAGCAGCCATGCTaacattttatctttcatcatcAACAAAATTGTAATGTCAATCCTGAGGTGCACTAGGCAAAGATGTAAAGATGAAAATGGTATTTACATGCTTTTATTCAGTTCTTGTCAGGAGTCTGTATGATTGATTcaaaaatacattcatttatttactctAAACAGATCACAGATAACAGAGGAAGAAACTTTTAAAGCCACTCcctctaccaccaccaccaccacccctcttCTGCCTGCCACCTCATCCTCCAGGATCAGCAGCACCTCTAGCATCTCCACTCCAGGGTCACCTACCCAAGCCACCGTCCGTTACACCACACCCTCCACCACCGCCTCCACCCTGGGCCAGCAGACCTCTGCAGTGCACTCCACTCACCGCTTGTCCCCCAGCCAAACCCAGGGGCCGTCCACTGGGGTGGCTAACCCAACAAACATCACCACcctgcagctggacacaagCACAGGCACTCTGGGAGTCACCACGGCCCATAGCCAGCACATCACCACTACCTACACCCATAGCACCCCGACTAGGAGCACAGAGGCTCTGCAAACTACCAGgaaacaggcagacagaggaaCCACAGCGATGGTGGTGACAACATCATTCGCTGATGTCCGACCCACCAAGACATCACCACCACCAAGTCAGTAGTTCACACTCTTCTTTCACTTTAAGTTTTTACAGAACTTTCtggttcatttttttctataataTATGGTAAAATGTCTGTTCTTCTCTCTGAACTCCAGGAGACCCCTGTGTGTCCAACCCTTGTATGAATGGGGGGATGTGTGTGAGCTCTAAAGGGCATCAATCCACCTGCCACTGTCAACCGGCATGGACAGGACCGACCTGCAACGATGGTAAGCCTCTGTTCTCTTCTTCCTGACAGTTTGATAACATTGAGTTTTATCATTCTTGGTCACAACTGAGATATGAGAAGACTTCTCTCTTGTTTCACTGTAAGAGCAacattttgtttagttttgcttttgcttgtgattcattcataaaatgtGGGTGACATTTCTGGAGGATGTGGTGCAAAAACCCAGCAACACTCAGTTTTACACTCCACAGTGACTAACAGTTGCCACAGCTGAGGACCTGTCACTTAAAACATAGTGTGTATTGGAATAATCTCACAAGCTTTACATATGAAAAGCCCTACcatgagtcagtc
This genomic interval carries:
- the heg1 gene encoding protein HEG, whose translation is METWFLNHVLGLSLSVLLLGLPGPLRAGTPNNSSTEPGTTGFYYSTITNEPGDMEYNETSTSHSSSESLSPSQRNLLLTHTAETHTATAGNFDTEQTQTFTETSSRSLETVRLSTEPLTSTLVAATTDSISSSSSSSSSSTSNSSSSSSDWRDPLHTDKLPDVSPVVSQKTMSSMATEDSSMPQDSPDSTLRMGDAVSSASQTAVLTDSTYTSTTISRAGERTLLSVTSSSNNSTSSAFTEDSNSHRSPSTWGVPATGGTETEGYTHSAPSTRTDSRDTTDQHITQSFGGIISETGSPGVSRGTQTLTGPPNATQHEHTSTSEGTSDSTPPLRVTEPSTDQSEVSVSSTTPVISPAGVPTKMSGTDQGSGSSVGSSTESSTGAFSSSTQNQEGTEGISSQTREKSVSFALTTAPPTVSSTTTNLDNSLTETPVLATDILLTTTVVTVTERSQITEEETFKATPSTTTTTTPLLPATSSSRISSTSSISTPGSPTQATVRYTTPSTTASTLGQQTSAVHSTHRLSPSQTQGPSTGVANPTNITTLQLDTSTGTLGVTTAHSQHITTTYTHSTPTRSTEALQTTRKQADRGTTAMVVTTSFADVRPTKTSPPPRDPCVSNPCMNGGMCVSSKGHQSTCHCQPAWTGPTCNDDVDECEENPCPADSRCVNTRGSFTCECPLGLDLEDGRTCTRAKTFLGTFSVNRLPHDPITFKSSTMHEVQREIIQLLNASLSVLRGYRRSTLSKKEENGVHILAVNMFSISTNVTIKEVNNSIQMSLSNCNSSVAHCRMVLHHQITYRVESLCSAQKIQCNPERSTCTDSSGTAQCQCLQGYYKHNPDDQSCLECGDGYKLENGTCVPCMFGFGGFNCGNFYKLIAVVVSPAGGVLLLILIIALIVTCCKRDKNDINKIIFKSGDLQMSPYADFPKNNRISMEWGRETIEMQENGSTKNLLQMTDIYYSPALRNSDLDRNGLYPFTGLPGSRHSCIYPAQWNPSFISDDSRRRDYF